The DNA sequence ATGTTCCTTCTGCATCTTCACCAGGAGTTCCTTGATCGGAATCGTTTCGATGACCGTGATGACCGGGCGAACGAAGTCGGTGACGGTGAATTTGCTCTCGTCCTTTTTCTGGACGGCTTCAACAAATGCCGCAAAGACTTCCTTGGTGTTGATGACGCCTACGATCGAGTCTTTGTCCTCGCGCATGACCGGATAGCGGGTGTATTTTTCCTGCTGGACGACATTTGCGATATCGCTCAGCGACATGTTGAAGTCCACCGCTACGATTTCCGTCCGGGGAACCATGATTTCGCGCGCCATCCGCTCGTCGAAGTTGAACACATTTTCCACGAATTGATACTCTTCGCGGTTGATTTCCCCGCTCTTCAAGCTTTGACTCATGATCAGGCGGAGTTCTTCCTCGGATACATTGTCATCCGATTCGCCGATCGTTTTCATCCCGATCGCTTTGGAAATGCCGTTGGCGGTTTTGTTCAGCACGAAAATCAGCGGATACATCGCGCGGTACCAAATGTTCAACGGTTTCGCGATCCGAAGGCCCATTTTTTCCGTGCGGCTCAAGGCCACGTTTTTGGGAACGAGTTCACCGATGATGACTTGGATGGAAGTCAAGACAGAGAAAGAAACAACGAAGGAGAGAATGGTAGCGATCGTGTTCGGGATAGGCAGATTGCCGAAAAGCGTATCGAACAGGCGCTTAAAGGTAGGGTCCCCTAACCAACCGAGGGCAAGTGATGTGATCGTAACGCCCAGCTGCGTCGCTGAAAGGTAGCTGTCCAGTTTCACTGTCATACTTTTCAATAATTTTGCTTGCTTATTTCCGCCTTCCACCAGGAAATCCAGCCGGGAAGGGCGTATCCTTACCAGGACATATTCCGACATGACGAAAAAAGAAGCGATGAAGAGGATGAGAAAAAATAAGATTAATCCGTTTGTGATTGACATAATTGATTGCCTGCTTCCTTCAATAAAAGCAGACTTCACCTCCTGTGAAATAATGATCCTGAATAGGAAATTTCTTCACGAGATCTCTGGTTTCACGCTGAAACAAATGAATGCGACCAAAAGAATCCCTGAAAATACGCGTTTTCGAAAATTCTTTTGGTCTACAGATGATTGCCATCTGATGCGTTCTGTCCCACTGGTGCCACCTACCTTAATAATTATTTAAGCAAAATTCGGTTAATTCAAAACGATACTTATGCTAAAATTATAAATCAAAATAGAGAAATTGCAATACGAGCGCATTTCTGCGACTTAAGTCGGTTTCTTATTTGAGCGATTCCTGTTACTATGATACGGAATCCTGTTATCGAAATGTGCTTTCTTGTGAAAAGCTCATGTTGTGTCTCCACTGCCACGTGCACCGCAAAGGCAATCCAATCAGCATGTCGGGGGGATGTAAAAAATGAAGAAGGATGAAAAAATGCAAAATAAACCATTTAAAGAAATTCTGAAAGCCGCCTGGTCCCGTTTCAATGAGAAACGCAAAAACTTCTGGCGGAAGTTCCGGATCAACAAATTTATTGTCTTGTTCCTGTTGATCGGTACTTTGATCGGCAGCACCTATCTTGTCTTTTTGGCAAAGACGGCCAATGTCGAAAATCTGAAGGCCGGTCTGGAACAGACAACGGTCATCTACGATCGCTACGGCAATGAAGCCGGAGAACTCTATTCGCAGAAAGGGACGTTCGTGACGATTGACCAGATTTCTTCGAACATCCAGACTGCCGTTGTTTCGACGGAGGACAAGCGCTTCTACACGCATACCGGGGTTGACCCGATCGGAATCGGCCGCGCCGCTGTCGGTTTCGTGCTGAATGGTGGGAACATCGTCGGCGGGGGGTCGACGCTTACCCAACAGCTGGCCAAAAATGCCTACCTGACCTTGGATCAGACGCTGATCCGCAAAGCCAAGGAGCTGTTTTTGGCTTTCGAAATCGAAAACAAATACACGAAGGACGAAATCCTTGAGATGTACCTGAACAACGCCTATTTCGGTTCCGGGGTTTGGGGCGTCGAGGATGCTTCGCAGAAATACTTCGGAAAATCGGCGAGTGAAGTCAGCTTGTCGGAAGCGGCCGTTCTGGCCGGGATTTTGAAGTCGCCGAGCTACTACAACCCGATCGATGATATTGAAGCGAGTACTGCCAGAAGGAATACGGTACTGCAGCTGTTGGCGGACAATGCTTTTATCGATCAAGCCACCGCTGATGCCGCCATCGCTGAAGATATCAACGTGGTGGATAACTATTACGCCGACAGCGGGTATAACTATCCCTACTATTTCGATGCGGTCATCAACGAGGCCGTCAATACCTACGGCCTGGATGAAGAGGATCTACTGAACCGGGGCTACAAAATCTACACCGGCTTGGATCAGGATTATCAGTCCCAGATGGATAACTCCTATGCGAAAGCCTATCTGCCGACTGCGGAAGATGGTACTCTGCTTCAGAGTGCCTCTGTTGCTTTGGAACCTACAACAGGGGATGTGCTCGCGGTCGTCGGAGCAACAAATTATGAAGGTTTCCGGACCTATAACCGGGCGACCCAGATGACCATGGCACCGGGTTCGACAATCAAACCGTTGTCCGTCTATACGCCGGCTCTTGAGGCCGGATACGAAGTCGATGCGGAAATCATGGATGATGATTCCTTGACTTACGGCGATGACGCTTATTCCGTTTGGAACTATGACCAAAACAGCCTATATGACACTTTGCCGATGTACCAAGCGCTTGCCGAGAGCAAGAACACATCCGCAGTCTGGCTTTTGGATAAGCTGGGTATTCAAAGAGGAATTGCCAAGCTGGAGGATTTCGGCATCTCCATCGGCGAAGCGGATGAGAATCTTGGTGCGATTGCGCTCGGAGGGATGAGCACCGGCGTGTCACCAGTGCAGCTGGCCAGTGCCTATACGACTTTCGTGAACGAAGGGGTGCGCACGGAAGCGCGTTTCATCACGAAAATTGTGGATGCGACCGGAGCGGTGATCGTGGACAATACGAATCCGGAAACGAACCGTGTCACGACCGCGGCAGTCGCCGAGGAAATGACAAGCATGCTGATGGGTGTATACGCAGATGGCGGGACCGGTGCATCGGCGCAACCGTCGAACGGTATGGTGATCGCCGGCAAGACCGGTACGACGGAGCTTGACAGGGAAACCGGCTACATCAAGTCGCAATGGATGGTGGGGTATACACCCGATCTTGTTGTTGCCACTTGGTTGGGATATGACGAAACCAATGAAGCCCACAATCTGAACAATGCAGGCAAGACGATGGCGAATTTGTACAGTGCCGAGATGGGCGCGTTGCTGTCGATCAGCCCGCAGACAGAATTTGCGGTCGCTGCTGCCGAAGAAACTTATGACAGTGGTATTTTGAATGGCCTGAAAAATGGATTGGATGAGTTCATGAATGACATGGGTTCGTTCGGTCAAAGCATCGGCGAGGGTTCGCAAAAATTGTTCGACTGGGCCAACGAGGCTTTCGGGCAATAAAAATGGATTGAAGGGAAGACAGGCTGTGATGGCTTGTCTTTTTTTGACATGCTTGTTGAGGAATGTCCGATAATAGTAGGGAATCGGACAAACGGAGAGCGAATGTCCTGCAGGTTGTCCGATAAGCCGGAAGAATCGGACAAACAG is a window from the uncultured Trichococcus sp. genome containing:
- a CDS encoding hemolysin family protein, with amino-acid sequence MSITNGLILFFLILFIASFFVMSEYVLVRIRPSRLDFLVEGGNKQAKLLKSMTVKLDSYLSATQLGVTITSLALGWLGDPTFKRLFDTLFGNLPIPNTIATILSFVVSFSVLTSIQVIIGELVPKNVALSRTEKMGLRIAKPLNIWYRAMYPLIFVLNKTANGISKAIGMKTIGESDDNVSEEELRLIMSQSLKSGEINREEYQFVENVFNFDERMAREIMVPRTEIVAVDFNMSLSDIANVVQQEKYTRYPVMREDKDSIVGVINTKEVFAAFVEAVQKKDESKFTVTDFVRPVITVIETIPIKELLVKMQKEHNQVAILIDEYGGTSGLVSMEDIVEEIVGDISDDFETKDQPEFIMLGENHYRISARMLIDDVNDLFGLDIDNENVDTMGGWLLDQKYDIKEGEEVVYHGYRFKAIQKEKNSIIVIDIFTTRKIKNHGGSEEMEETEESEISE
- a CDS encoding PBP1A family penicillin-binding protein; translation: MKKDEKMQNKPFKEILKAAWSRFNEKRKNFWRKFRINKFIVLFLLIGTLIGSTYLVFLAKTANVENLKAGLEQTTVIYDRYGNEAGELYSQKGTFVTIDQISSNIQTAVVSTEDKRFYTHTGVDPIGIGRAAVGFVLNGGNIVGGGSTLTQQLAKNAYLTLDQTLIRKAKELFLAFEIENKYTKDEILEMYLNNAYFGSGVWGVEDASQKYFGKSASEVSLSEAAVLAGILKSPSYYNPIDDIEASTARRNTVLQLLADNAFIDQATADAAIAEDINVVDNYYADSGYNYPYYFDAVINEAVNTYGLDEEDLLNRGYKIYTGLDQDYQSQMDNSYAKAYLPTAEDGTLLQSASVALEPTTGDVLAVVGATNYEGFRTYNRATQMTMAPGSTIKPLSVYTPALEAGYEVDAEIMDDDSLTYGDDAYSVWNYDQNSLYDTLPMYQALAESKNTSAVWLLDKLGIQRGIAKLEDFGISIGEADENLGAIALGGMSTGVSPVQLASAYTTFVNEGVRTEARFITKIVDATGAVIVDNTNPETNRVTTAAVAEEMTSMLMGVYADGGTGASAQPSNGMVIAGKTGTTELDRETGYIKSQWMVGYTPDLVVATWLGYDETNEAHNLNNAGKTMANLYSAEMGALLSISPQTEFAVAAAEETYDSGILNGLKNGLDEFMNDMGSFGQSIGEGSQKLFDWANEAFGQ